From Chitinispirillales bacterium, a single genomic window includes:
- a CDS encoding ABC transporter permease, with translation MKKYIFKRFLATFPLLLGMSFVSFFFIRLAPGDMLAPYRANPQVSQETIAAIEKKFHLDKPLFEQYGYWLRNILHGDMGYSFLKKDNVSSVILSRLANTLILALFTIFITWTVAIPLGIYSAANQYKPVDGFFSFISYIGISFPNFFLALLLLALISVTPEIPIVGKLPLGGMKSPDYETFSTVQKFFDVLKHLLVPGIVLATASMAGLQRIMRGNMLEELRQRYITTARAKGLPENKVIYKHALRNAINPLITIFGYEFSTLLSGAALTEIITGYPGLGAVMLEAVRAQDQFLVMGDMLMSGILLIAGNLIADILLAVCDPRVKLS, from the coding sequence ATGAAAAAATATATATTTAAGCGTTTCCTTGCGACTTTCCCGCTTCTTTTGGGCATGTCGTTTGTTTCATTCTTTTTTATTCGACTCGCGCCTGGCGACATGCTTGCGCCGTATCGGGCGAATCCGCAAGTTTCGCAAGAAACAATAGCCGCCATAGAAAAAAAATTTCATTTAGACAAACCGCTTTTTGAGCAATACGGTTATTGGTTAAGAAATATTTTACACGGAGATATGGGTTATTCGTTCCTCAAAAAGGACAACGTTTCTTCGGTGATTTTGAGCCGATTGGCAAATACTCTGATTTTGGCGCTTTTCACGATTTTTATAACTTGGACGGTGGCGATTCCTTTGGGAATCTATTCGGCGGCAAATCAATATAAGCCTGTTGACGGATTTTTTTCGTTTATTTCATATATTGGAATTTCTTTTCCCAATTTTTTTCTTGCGTTGCTTCTTTTAGCCTTGATTTCGGTGACTCCGGAAATCCCTATCGTCGGGAAATTGCCGCTTGGCGGAATGAAATCTCCCGATTACGAAACCTTTTCGACCGTTCAAAAATTCTTTGACGTGTTAAAACACCTTCTTGTTCCCGGAATTGTTTTGGCAACCGCTTCTATGGCCGGATTGCAGAGAATTATGCGCGGAAACATGCTCGAAGAATTGCGTCAAAGATACATAACGACGGCGCGTGCGAAAGGATTGCCCGAAAACAAAGTAATTTACAAACACGCTTTGCGAAACGCGATAAATCCGCTTATTACGATTTTTGGATACGAATTTTCGACGCTTCTTTCCGGAGCGGCGCTTACCGAAATTATTACAGGCTACCCGGGACTTGGCGCGGTTATGCTTGAAGCGGTTCGCGCTCAAGACCAATTTCTAGTTATGGGCGATATGCTGATGAGTGGAATACTGCTTATCGCCGGTAATCTAATAGCCGATATTTTACTTGCCGTCTGCGACCCAAGAGTAAAATTAAGTTAA
- a CDS encoding polysaccharide deacetylase family protein, giving the protein MIKKIGIVLCFTFVLFAANYREASPVHPGDFPIESVPQFVIIGADDCSEAETILWLVDFLGKLKNPDGSPVLMNFYVNGRYAQDNYSGAADTSVKKVWQAWKKAIDAGHEIGNHTYSHWFNSDFEEPREDPRLLSVERWNAEIISNDLTITANLGISRSKIYGFRSPFLEYNRATFEATTRRGFLYDCSIEEGMQPDQNGMNRYWPYQITNGAEIDSLQAEWSTGEDDWGYKAIGKFPNSRMWEIPVYSYIVPHDSLSEKYGFKKGLRTRVIKNTPWFDSATGNLTGFDYNMYAPKPWEGASMKANECLATLKNTFDTHYKGNRAPMTLGMHPDYYMKNRDSDYKSAGNYLQRRKIIEEFLLYVIKNQDVRIITGHSLIAWMRNPIPLSDTPVLDEKGEPVRNHVNKRPVGRKPMRDVGEQNSENSESEQQSAEPTTEKSE; this is encoded by the coding sequence ATGATTAAAAAAATTGGAATAGTATTGTGTTTTACATTTGTTTTGTTTGCGGCGAATTATCGAGAGGCTTCTCCCGTTCATCCGGGCGATTTTCCCATAGAAAGCGTTCCGCAATTCGTGATAATCGGCGCGGACGATTGTTCGGAAGCCGAAACGATTTTATGGCTTGTCGATTTCTTGGGTAAACTTAAAAACCCCGACGGTTCTCCTGTTCTTATGAATTTCTACGTGAACGGAAGGTACGCGCAGGATAATTATTCGGGAGCGGCGGACACTTCCGTTAAAAAAGTTTGGCAGGCATGGAAAAAAGCGATTGATGCAGGACACGAAATCGGAAACCACACTTATTCGCATTGGTTCAACAGCGACTTTGAAGAACCGCGCGAGGATCCGCGGCTTTTGAGCGTAGAACGCTGGAATGCCGAAATTATTTCAAACGACTTGACGATAACCGCAAATTTAGGAATTTCCAGAAGCAAAATTTATGGTTTCCGTTCGCCGTTTTTGGAATATAACAGAGCGACTTTTGAGGCGACGACAAGAAGAGGTTTTTTGTATGACTGTTCTATTGAAGAAGGAATGCAGCCGGATCAAAACGGCATGAACAGATATTGGCCATACCAGATAACAAACGGTGCGGAAATTGACAGTTTGCAGGCGGAATGGTCAACGGGCGAAGACGATTGGGGATATAAGGCGATAGGAAAATTTCCTAATTCAAGAATGTGGGAAATTCCCGTTTATTCCTACATTGTACCGCACGATAGTTTGTCTGAAAAATACGGTTTTAAGAAAGGACTTCGCACAAGAGTCATAAAAAATACGCCTTGGTTTGACTCCGCAACGGGAAATTTAACAGGTTTTGACTATAACATGTACGCACCGAAACCATGGGAAGGCGCTTCGATGAAAGCAAACGAATGCTTGGCGACCCTCAAAAATACTTTTGATACGCATTACAAAGGAAATCGCGCGCCTATGACTTTGGGAATGCACCCCGATTATTATATGAAAAATCGTGACAGCGATTATAAATCGGCGGGAAACTATTTGCAGAGGAGAAAAATAATAGAGGAATTTTTACTCTACGTCATAAAAAATCAGGATGTTAGAATTATTACGGGACATTCGCTTATCGCCTGGATGAGAAATCCTATTCCGCTTAGCGACACGCCGGTTTTGGACGAAAAAGGCGAACCGGTAAGAAATCATGTTAATAAAAGACCGGTCGGCAGAAAACCTATGCGTGATGTCGGAGAGCAAAATTCGGAAAATTCGGAAAGCGAACAGCAATCCGCCGAACCGACAACTGAAAAGTCCGAATAA
- the folP gene encoding dihydropteroate synthase produces MSRNFRVMGILNITPDSFYDGGSYFASTDKIIARALQIVNEGAEIIDIGGESTRPGSLPVELNEELDRVVPAVEEIRRRFDVEISIDTRKSQVAQEALSAGANWINDVSAGRNDEKILKIIAKYNATAVVMHSRENPRTMQNNPHYDNVLDDVKAELKESVKFFLNAGVSKEKIILDPGIGFAKTYEDNMALTADLDKISFDGYPILYAASRKRFLAQAIGSNTRSRLCGGLAAVAQAYLCGATIFRVHDVIETIDFLKVLSNVAGDRKEV; encoded by the coding sequence ATGAGTCGAAATTTTAGGGTGATGGGTATATTAAATATCACCCCTGATTCTTTTTATGACGGAGGATCGTATTTCGCTTCGACAGATAAAATCATTGCCCGCGCCTTGCAAATTGTAAACGAAGGAGCAGAAATCATTGATATAGGCGGAGAATCGACTCGTCCGGGAAGTCTGCCGGTGGAACTTAACGAAGAACTTGACCGTGTCGTCCCGGCAGTGGAAGAAATACGCAGAAGATTTGATGTTGAAATTTCCATAGACACTCGAAAATCACAAGTGGCTCAAGAGGCTTTATCGGCAGGGGCTAATTGGATAAATGACGTAAGCGCCGGTAGAAACGATGAAAAAATTCTCAAAATTATAGCAAAATACAATGCAACGGCAGTCGTAATGCACAGCCGTGAAAATCCTAGAACAATGCAAAATAATCCGCATTACGACAACGTTTTAGACGACGTGAAAGCGGAATTGAAAGAATCTGTAAAATTTTTTTTAAACGCCGGCGTTTCCAAAGAGAAAATAATACTTGATCCGGGAATTGGTTTTGCAAAAACATACGAAGATAATATGGCTTTAACTGCAGACTTGGATAAAATTTCGTTTGACGGATACCCGATTTTGTATGCCGCGTCAAGAAAACGCTTTTTAGCTCAGGCAATAGGTTCAAATACTCGAAGCCGTTTATGCGGCGGACTTGCGGCGGTTGCGCAAGCGTATTTGTGCGGGGCGACAATATTTCGCGTTCACGACGTTATCGAGACTATTGATTTTTTGAAAGTTTTGAGCAATGTTGCGGGAGACAGGAAAGAAGTCTAA
- the ftsH gene encoding ATP-dependent zinc metalloprotease FtsH, translating into MVEIAETATSVELNYSEFQTLLLLKESKNIFDTSSAAVIEQRNDGTAKLYGRVNDSTVLRKISSVKASGTNFSVNLPFVDSKILEKWEEAGLSYVFKERKQGVLEFISGIWPIIFLIFLFTMFRGFQGAQGGVFGFGKSHVKQHIIDNNTKTFADVAGVQEAKDELAEIVDFLKSPQKYKKLGGKIPKGVLLLGSPGTGKTLLAKAVAGEAKVPFFSMSGSDFVEMFVGVGASRVRDLFETAKKQAPCIIFIDEIDAVGRQRGAGMGGGHDEREQTLNQMLVEMDGFEENSGVIVVAATNRPDVLDPALLRAGRFDRQVVVDVPDVKGREEILKVHTKNIPISDDVNLETLAKGTPGFVGADLANLVNEAALFAARFNQEKVTMIDFEEAKDKISMGAERKSLVLSEKEKKMTAYHEAGHAICTIHCKNADPLHKVTIIPRGRALGITYSVPDEDRHSYSKEYILDRICVAMGGRVAEKMIFDNLTTGAANDIKVSTELVRKMICEYGMTEMGPVAFGEKEEHIFLAREIRNHRDFSEKTAENVDALLKGIMLEQEERAVDILTKNRDQLELLANALMEHELLDKEEIDKILSGDILEKAKKSRDKDMPVTVNSVQEDTVEISSNGQTQYSNECFNETILQNQKAISSSQKIIEEEESIILFLESQIVEEKTKERMDKKRVKSFLESIKRGQNKIKLHQKNIKLAEDIIFISKTALKALDENVFYSEEKTIKKEAEESDKK; encoded by the coding sequence ATGGTAGAAATTGCGGAAACGGCGACGTCGGTAGAGTTAAATTATAGTGAGTTCCAAACGCTTTTGCTGTTAAAAGAAAGCAAGAATATTTTTGATACGTCTTCGGCGGCGGTAATTGAACAGAGAAACGATGGTACGGCAAAACTTTACGGCAGAGTTAACGATAGTACCGTTTTAAGAAAAATCTCATCCGTGAAGGCTTCGGGGACAAACTTTTCGGTAAATCTTCCGTTTGTGGATTCCAAAATTCTTGAAAAATGGGAAGAAGCGGGACTTTCATACGTCTTTAAGGAAAGAAAACAGGGAGTGCTTGAGTTTATAAGCGGAATTTGGCCTATAATATTTTTAATTTTTTTATTTACAATGTTCCGTGGTTTTCAGGGTGCGCAAGGAGGAGTTTTCGGTTTTGGGAAATCACACGTAAAGCAGCATATAATAGATAATAACACAAAAACGTTTGCCGACGTCGCAGGGGTTCAGGAGGCGAAAGACGAGTTGGCGGAAATCGTGGATTTTTTGAAATCGCCTCAAAAATACAAAAAACTCGGCGGGAAAATTCCAAAAGGAGTTTTACTTTTGGGATCGCCGGGGACCGGAAAAACTTTGCTTGCAAAAGCTGTCGCAGGAGAAGCTAAGGTGCCGTTTTTTTCAATGAGCGGTTCGGATTTTGTCGAGATGTTTGTCGGAGTCGGAGCGTCACGTGTACGCGATTTGTTTGAAACGGCGAAAAAACAAGCGCCATGCATAATTTTTATAGACGAAATAGATGCGGTCGGACGTCAACGCGGCGCCGGTATGGGCGGCGGACATGACGAAAGAGAGCAGACGCTCAACCAAATGCTTGTAGAGATGGACGGATTTGAAGAAAATTCGGGCGTTATCGTTGTTGCGGCTACAAACCGTCCCGATGTTTTGGATCCGGCATTGCTTCGCGCCGGAAGGTTTGACAGACAGGTCGTCGTTGATGTTCCGGATGTAAAAGGGCGCGAAGAAATTCTTAAAGTTCATACAAAAAATATACCGATTTCAGATGACGTGAATTTGGAAACGCTTGCCAAAGGGACTCCCGGATTTGTTGGCGCGGATTTGGCGAATTTGGTTAATGAAGCGGCTTTGTTTGCGGCAAGATTTAATCAGGAAAAAGTTACGATGATTGATTTTGAAGAGGCAAAAGATAAAATTTCTATGGGTGCGGAACGTAAAAGTTTAGTGCTTTCGGAAAAAGAGAAAAAAATGACCGCATATCATGAAGCAGGACACGCAATATGTACCATTCATTGCAAAAATGCGGATCCGCTTCATAAGGTTACAATAATCCCGCGCGGCAGGGCTTTGGGAATAACTTACTCTGTTCCAGACGAAGATCGTCATTCATATTCAAAAGAATATATTTTAGATAGAATTTGTGTCGCAATGGGTGGACGAGTAGCGGAAAAAATGATATTTGACAATCTGACAACAGGCGCGGCGAACGATATAAAGGTATCTACGGAACTTGTAAGAAAAATGATTTGTGAATATGGGATGACGGAAATGGGACCAGTCGCTTTTGGCGAAAAAGAAGAACATATTTTCTTAGCGCGTGAAATTAGAAACCATAGAGATTTTTCCGAAAAAACCGCAGAAAACGTTGACGCCCTGCTTAAGGGAATTATGCTTGAGCAGGAAGAGCGCGCTGTAGATATTCTTACCAAAAATCGCGATCAGCTTGAACTTTTGGCGAACGCTCTTATGGAACACGAACTTTTGGATAAAGAAGAAATAGATAAAATTCTTTCCGGCGATATTCTTGAGAAAGCTAAAAAGAGCAGGGATAAAGATATGCCTGTAACCGTAAATTCCGTTCAAGAAGATACGGTAGAAATTTCATCAAACGGGCAGACGCAATATTCAAACGAATGTTTTAACGAAACAATTTTACAAAACCAAAAAGCGATATCTTCTTCACAAAAAATAATAGAAGAAGAAGAAAGTATAATTCTTTTTCTTGAATCACAAATTGTAGAAGAAAAGACAAAAGAGCGGATGGATAAGAAACGGGTTAAATCATTCTTGGAAAGTATAAAAAGAGGACAAAACAAAATAAAATTACATCAAAAAAATATAAAACTTGCAGAAGATATAATCTTTATTTCAAAAACAGCGTTAAAAGCGCTTGATGAAAACGTTTTTTACAGCGAAGAAAAAACAATTAAGAAAGAAGCGGAAGAAAGCGACAAAAAATGA
- a CDS encoding TatD family hydrolase, whose translation MWVDTHAHLASVSYDEFMQKIIAAKTAGVVGVINVATNIDEAKIAVERTFSETPIKTFAVIGVCVPESENFYEDEDWIETLENLALSENVVAIGETGMDGSQKSDYPPLDKQAVVFDKQIALSKKINKPLVVHSRMLDEKVLEICVSQGMKDVLFHCFTGSAQMAKKITDNGYFISFSGITTFKNSGLDETIKAVPIERILVETDSPWLAPSPFRGKPNEPAFVRFVGEKVSQIYGINKEKFAEIIQQNAENFFAVSF comes from the coding sequence ATGTGGGTTGATACGCATGCTCATCTTGCAAGTGTTTCTTATGACGAATTTATGCAAAAAATAATCGCCGCGAAAACCGCAGGCGTAGTCGGAGTTATTAATGTCGCTACGAATATTGACGAAGCGAAAATCGCTGTAGAACGTACATTTTCAGAGACGCCGATAAAAACGTTTGCCGTTATAGGAGTATGCGTACCTGAGAGCGAAAATTTTTATGAAGATGAAGATTGGATAGAAACTTTAGAAAATTTAGCTTTGTCAGAAAATGTTGTCGCAATAGGAGAAACCGGTATGGACGGATCGCAAAAAAGCGATTATCCGCCGCTTGATAAACAGGCGGTTGTTTTTGACAAACAAATAGCTTTGTCAAAAAAAATAAATAAACCTCTTGTTGTTCATTCAAGAATGCTTGACGAAAAAGTACTTGAAATTTGTGTTTCTCAAGGAATGAAAGACGTTCTTTTTCATTGTTTTACCGGAAGCGCTCAAATGGCGAAAAAAATTACGGATAACGGATATTTTATTTCTTTTTCAGGAATCACTACTTTCAAAAACAGCGGCTTGGACGAAACGATAAAGGCGGTTCCGATTGAACGGATACTTGTGGAAACGGACTCTCCGTGGCTTGCGCCTTCGCCGTTTCGCGGGAAACCGAACGAACCGGCTTTTGTTCGATTTGTCGGTGAAAAGGTTTCGCAAATTTATGGGATAAATAAAGAAAAATTTGCAGAGATTATTCAACAGAATGCTGAGAATTTTTTCGCTGTTTCTTTTTAA
- a CDS encoding helix-turn-helix domain-containing protein has product MEQDNCDNKENNENNSVEDIVVNKEKKSIGSILRKQRVSLGLSIEKISSDLRISKNYVKAIEDDDYETIPAEPYIRAYVKTIADFLALDSEKLIEQLSEERSEKVEISPKNYKEDKNIGLKIPLNVSENKKNVSFILVALFVLLLFVLLYFGANKSVLSPSADHHGNSQADSITLVSDEQNPEDLEAISGDDALVLQVPDTIEMQIRVIKDSAWIEIITDGKIFEKGRLIRSMSKIITASAQDSINVRVGNFFATDIQINGKQVEKAGASGVWKFTKDSIKIMSLTEWGNIKRVSQ; this is encoded by the coding sequence ATGGAACAGGATAACTGCGACAACAAAGAAAATAATGAAAACAATTCTGTCGAAGACATTGTTGTTAATAAAGAAAAAAAATCAATTGGCAGTATTCTGCGCAAACAAAGAGTATCTTTAGGATTATCGATAGAAAAAATCTCCAGTGATTTAAGAATAAGCAAAAATTATGTTAAGGCGATAGAAGACGATGATTATGAGACGATTCCGGCTGAACCTTATATTAGGGCTTATGTGAAAACTATTGCGGACTTTCTTGCGCTTGATTCGGAAAAACTTATAGAGCAGCTTTCGGAAGAAAGAAGCGAAAAGGTGGAAATCTCCCCGAAAAATTACAAAGAAGATAAAAACATCGGATTAAAAATTCCGTTGAATGTTTCCGAAAATAAAAAAAATGTAAGTTTTATTTTAGTGGCGTTGTTTGTGCTTTTGCTTTTTGTTTTACTATATTTTGGCGCAAACAAAAGTGTTTTGTCGCCGTCCGCCGATCATCATGGAAATAGCCAAGCCGATTCTATTACGCTTGTTTCAGACGAGCAAAATCCTGAAGATCTGGAAGCGATTTCGGGTGACGACGCGCTTGTTCTCCAAGTTCCGGATACGATAGAGATGCAGATACGTGTAATAAAAGATTCTGCGTGGATTGAAATAATCACTGACGGGAAAATATTTGAAAAAGGGCGTCTTATTCGTTCTATGTCAAAAATAATTACGGCGTCCGCTCAAGACAGTATAAACGTTCGTGTCGGCAATTTCTTTGCGACTGATATACAAATAAACGGTAAACAGGTTGAAAAAGCGGGAGCGAGCGGTGTCTGGAAATTTACCAAGGACTCGATAAAAATAATGAGTCTAACCGAATGGGGAAATATAAAAAGGGTTTCTCAATAA
- a CDS encoding Maf family protein, with protein sequence MSWKQNINGLILASKSPRRKEILLGTGIDFIVETVDIGDEYRFFENKEIKNAIILLAKEKGKFVCEKYPDVPVLSADTVVVLNKNVLGKPKNAADANMMLKMLSGRKHSVYTAVNLACKKINFNENFLQKTDVWFRRIDDNEIEEYLKKANFSDKAGGYGIQEDGKYFIEKINGDYSNVMGLPICTTINLLKKYTARIK encoded by the coding sequence ATGTCTTGGAAGCAAAATATAAACGGTCTGATTCTAGCGTCGAAATCACCGCGCCGCAAAGAAATACTTTTGGGGACGGGTATTGATTTTATTGTGGAAACCGTTGATATAGGCGACGAATACAGGTTTTTTGAAAACAAAGAAATTAAAAACGCAATAATATTGCTTGCAAAAGAAAAAGGGAAATTTGTCTGCGAAAAATATCCGGACGTTCCCGTTCTTTCCGCAGACACTGTCGTAGTTTTAAACAAAAATGTGTTGGGAAAACCAAAAAATGCGGCTGATGCAAATATGATGCTTAAAATGCTTTCCGGGAGAAAACATAGTGTCTATACCGCGGTAAATTTGGCTTGTAAAAAAATTAATTTTAACGAGAATTTTTTACAAAAAACCGATGTTTGGTTTAGACGTATTGACGACAATGAAATAGAAGAATATCTGAAAAAGGCAAATTTCTCCGACAAGGCGGGAGGCTACGGTATTCAAGAAGACGGAAAATATTTTATAGAAAAAATAAACGGGGATTATTCAAACGTTATGGGACTTCCGATTTGTACAACCATAAATTTATTGAAAAAATACACGGCAAGAATAAAATAA
- the ispF gene encoding 2-C-methyl-D-erythritol 2,4-cyclodiphosphate synthase — MIKVAIGQDSHRFETEDITKPLILGGVFIPNETGLEGNSDADVILHALTNAVSGITTVNILGAKADELCLKEGIKDSSVYLKKSLEYLGNHKIVHVSFSIEAQKPKLADYIPKIREKIAQTLNIPLSGVAMTATTGERLTDFGRGLGMQVFVVLTADYKE; from the coding sequence ATGATAAAAGTCGCAATTGGACAGGATTCGCATAGATTTGAAACCGAAGATATCACAAAACCGCTTATTTTGGGAGGCGTATTCATTCCTAATGAGACGGGGCTTGAAGGAAACAGCGATGCGGATGTTATTTTGCATGCTCTGACAAACGCGGTTTCGGGAATTACAACGGTTAATATTTTAGGTGCGAAAGCCGACGAATTATGTCTTAAAGAAGGAATAAAAGACAGTAGCGTTTATCTTAAAAAATCCTTAGAATATTTAGGTAATCATAAAATTGTACACGTTTCGTTTTCAATTGAGGCGCAAAAGCCGAAATTAGCGGATTATATTCCGAAAATCCGTGAAAAAATAGCCCAAACGCTTAATATACCGTTGAGCGGCGTTGCGATGACGGCGACTACCGGCGAAAGATTAACTGATTTCGGCAGAGGGCTTGGGATGCAGGTTTTTGTTGTATTAACCGCAGATTATAAAGAATAA
- the rnhC gene encoding ribonuclease HIII → MKYSSIKQLEEKLCEIEPSLVKHGIFFEKIKDIPYGVQLSVKGQEDDGKVSVYYSPKKNSLSLVEIKCGDATRKFVYSVEDKPPFSLEDADFQAHFGSDEAGKGDFFGPLVTAGFFIDSTKTQEELIKIGVCDSKKLNDKRVAEIAKILLLRYGRNISIVHPSVEKYNEMYSKFKNLNVLLGLTHAMVFDNLKEKHSEINIAVFDKFADESLVTRFLLKYPKMQVSAIVHGENNDIAIAAASIVARNCFVEKVGILSRKYKMKIPLGAGNNVIEIGRKFISKHGRENLKFVAKLHFKTTEKLG, encoded by the coding sequence ATGAAATATTCGTCAATAAAGCAATTAGAAGAAAAACTTTGTGAAATAGAGCCGTCCCTTGTTAAACACGGTATATTTTTTGAAAAAATAAAAGATATCCCGTATGGCGTTCAATTATCTGTAAAGGGGCAAGAAGACGATGGAAAAGTTTCCGTTTATTATTCTCCCAAAAAAAACAGTCTATCGCTTGTAGAAATTAAATGCGGCGATGCAACTAGAAAATTTGTTTATAGCGTCGAAGATAAGCCGCCGTTTTCACTGGAGGATGCGGATTTTCAAGCGCATTTTGGTTCTGACGAAGCCGGTAAAGGCGATTTTTTCGGCCCGCTTGTAACTGCGGGGTTTTTTATTGATTCTACAAAAACGCAAGAGGAATTGATAAAAATCGGCGTTTGCGACAGTAAAAAATTAAACGACAAAAGAGTCGCTGAAATTGCGAAGATTCTTCTTTTAAGATATGGGCGCAATATTTCAATCGTTCACCCTTCTGTCGAAAAGTATAATGAAATGTATTCAAAATTCAAAAATTTAAACGTTCTTTTAGGGCTTACTCATGCGATGGTTTTTGATAATCTTAAAGAAAAACATTCCGAAATAAACATTGCGGTTTTTGATAAATTTGCAGACGAATCGTTAGTAACCCGTTTTTTATTGAAATATCCGAAAATGCAAGTCAGTGCGATTGTTCACGGCGAGAATAACGACATTGCGATTGCTGCGGCATCCATAGTGGCGCGAAATTGTTTTGTTGAAAAAGTTGGAATTTTATCGCGAAAATACAAGATGAAAATTCCTTTAGGAGCGGGGAATAACGTAATTGAAATCGGCAGAAAATTTATTTCAAAGCACGGACGCGAAAATCTTAAATTTGTTGCAAAACTACACTTTAAAACTACTGAAAAACTTGGGTGA
- a CDS encoding RsmD family RNA methyltransferase: protein MVGRKILKNVKLSCEKMLFGGLGLCRTQSGVVFVEGLLPNESADCQQVRKSGGTQVFKVQEIFKTSPRRRDCFCKYFGTCGGCDWQFMDYDFQRSCKKEIFEDVMRRIGKIYDFLPPEIFSADEKNYRIRVKFSIDKKVKKLGFLSKKSHEIIDIENCPLLSENLNAFLADRNQIFEQSLNLKEIKLIDCGNEVVSSLNKKIGEICVEKYKFEVSWNSFFQANKFITRTMANWCESNIFKCENLLDVYGGVGLFSVFCSKKARNITLLEVDEIMAKSAQKTFDNNGIKNAKAIGLSAEKFLKSKNIKPDCIIVDPPRIGLSKEVRTGIRSLSPEKIVYVSCDISTQARDCNFFVNECGYKIEKTAIFDCYPNTFHIESGVILTR, encoded by the coding sequence ATGGTGGGGCGCAAAATTCTTAAAAACGTGAAATTGTCGTGTGAAAAAATGCTTTTCGGCGGACTTGGACTTTGTCGAACTCAAAGCGGAGTCGTGTTTGTCGAAGGGCTTTTGCCCAATGAAAGCGCCGATTGTCAGCAAGTCCGGAAATCGGGCGGAACGCAGGTTTTCAAAGTGCAAGAAATCTTTAAAACGTCTCCGCGTCGAAGAGACTGTTTTTGTAAATATTTTGGGACTTGCGGCGGTTGCGACTGGCAATTTATGGACTATGATTTTCAACGTTCGTGTAAAAAGGAAATTTTTGAAGACGTAATGCGGCGCATAGGTAAAATTTACGATTTTTTACCGCCGGAGATTTTTTCCGCCGATGAAAAGAATTACAGAATTCGTGTAAAATTCAGTATTGACAAAAAAGTGAAAAAATTAGGTTTTTTATCAAAAAAGTCGCATGAAATAATCGACATTGAAAATTGCCCTCTTTTGAGCGAAAATCTTAATGCGTTTTTAGCGGACAGAAACCAAATATTTGAACAAAGTTTGAATTTGAAAGAGATAAAACTTATCGACTGCGGAAACGAAGTCGTATCGTCGCTTAACAAAAAAATCGGTGAAATCTGCGTTGAAAAATATAAATTTGAAGTCAGTTGGAATTCATTTTTTCAGGCAAATAAATTTATTACTCGGACAATGGCGAATTGGTGCGAAAGCAATATTTTTAAATGTGAGAATTTACTTGACGTTTACGGCGGGGTTGGACTTTTTTCGGTGTTTTGCAGCAAAAAAGCAAGAAATATTACACTTTTGGAAGTTGATGAGATTATGGCGAAATCTGCGCAAAAAACTTTTGATAATAACGGGATAAAAAATGCGAAAGCGATTGGTTTGAGCGCAGAAAAATTCTTAAAATCTAAAAATATTAAACCCGACTGCATTATCGTCGATCCGCCTAGAATAGGACTTTCAAAAGAAGTCAGAACCGGCATACGTTCGCTTTCGCCCGAGAAAATCGTTTATGTTTCGTGCGATATTTCTACACAAGCCCGCGATTGCAATTTTTTCGTCAACGAGTGCGGATATAAAATTGAGAAAACGGCGATTTTTGATTGCTATCCTAACACTTTTCACATTGAAAGCGGCGTTATTTTGACGAGATGA